Proteins from a single region of Xenopus laevis strain J_2021 chromosome 9_10S, Xenopus_laevis_v10.1, whole genome shotgun sequence:
- the rtf2.S gene encoding replication termination factor 2 S homeolog (The RefSeq protein has 4 substitutions compared to this genomic sequence): MGCDGGTIPKRHELVKGPKKVEKVDKNAELVARWFYCTLSQERLTKPIVACELGRLYNKDAVIEFLLDKSPDKPHADSAAHIKGIKSIIELNLSDNPAWTGRKGNTKGDTYDDQCAQFICPVVGLEMNGKHRFCVLRKCGCVFSERALKEIKTDVCHKCGASFQETDLILLNGDKEEVEELRKKMEERRLKAKSEKKGKKTKAVESVSRSDQGEESPGSSQKEKEDTNIPRDKIHFVSSAKTQDSHSSSSDAATKSSTSFCSKRPASSSERKSEAYKSIFTSHSSAKRSKDQSSNWITHTAYYF, encoded by the exons ATGGGTTGCGACGGGGGAACGATTCCAAAGCGGCACGAGCTTGTAAAGGGGCCCAAGAAGGTGGAAAAG GTTGATAAAAACGCAGAGTTGGTGGCCCGCTGGTTCTACTGCACATTAAGTCAGGAGAGACTCATTAAGCCAATTGTGGCCTGTGAACTGGGCAG GCTGTACAACAAGGATGCAGTGATTGAGTTCTTACTGGACAAGTCACCTGACAAACCCCACGCCGACTCAGCTGCACATATTAAGGGCATCAAG AGTATCATCGAACTGAACCTGAGCGATAATCCCGCATGGACAGGGCGAAAAGGGAACACAAAAGGCGATACATACGATGACCAGTGTGCTCAGTTTATCTGCCCAGTGGTGGGCCTGGAAATGAATGGCAAACACAG GTTTTGTGTACTGCGGAAATGTGGCTGCGTGTTCTCTGAGCGGGCGCTGAAAGAAATCAAAACAGATGTGTGCCACAAG TGCGGAGCCGGCTTTCAGGAAACTGATCTGATTTTGTTAAACGGCGACAAGGAAGAAGTGGAGGAACTGAGGAAAAAAATGGAAGAACGAAGACTGAAGGCTAAATCTGAAAAG aaaggaaaaaaaaccaaagcagTTGAGTCTGTTTCAAGGTCTGATCAAGGAGAAG AATCTCCAGGATCATCGCAGAAGGAGAAAGAAGATGCAAACATTCCCAGAGACAAGATCCATTTTGTTTCCAGTGCCAAAACACAAG ATTCACACTCATCCTCGTCTGATGCAGCCACCAAATCTTCTACATCCTCCTGCAGCAAAAGACCTGCTTCAAGCAGCGAGAGGAAGTCCGAGGCCTATAAATCCATCTTCACATCCCACAGCTCCGCTAAACGCTCAAAGGACCAGTCGTCCAACTGGATCACCCACACTGCTTACTACTTCTAA
- the rtf2.S gene encoding replication termination factor 2 S homeolog isoform X1 yields MGCDGGTIPKRHELVKGPKKVEKVDKNAELVARWFYCTLSQERLIKPIVACELGRLYNKDAVIEFLLDKSPDKPHADSAAHIKGIKSIIELNLSDNPAWTGRKGNTKGDTYDDQCAQFICPVVGLEMNGKHRFCVLRKCGCVFSERALKEIKTDVCHKCGAGFQETDLILLNGDKEEVEELRKKMEERRLKAKSEKKGKKTKAVESVSRSDQGEESPGSSQKEKEDANIPRDKIHFVSSAKTQADSHSSSSDAATKSSTSSCSKRPASSSERKSEAYKSIFTSHSSAKRSKDQSSNWITHTAYYF; encoded by the exons ATGGGTTGCGACGGGGGAACGATTCCAAAGCGGCACGAGCTTGTAAAGGGGCCCAAGAAGGTGGAAAAG GTTGATAAAAACGCAGAGTTGGTGGCCCGCTGGTTCTACTGCACATTAAGTCAGGAGAGACTCATTAAGCCAATTGTGGCCTGTGAACTGGGCAG GCTGTACAACAAGGATGCAGTGATTGAGTTCTTACTGGACAAGTCACCTGACAAACCCCACGCCGACTCAGCTGCACATATTAAGGGCATCAAG AGTATCATCGAACTGAACCTGAGCGATAATCCCGCATGGACAGGGCGAAAAGGGAACACAAAAGGCGATACATACGATGACCAGTGTGCTCAGTTTATCTGCCCAGTGGTGGGCCTGGAAATGAATGGCAAACACAG GTTTTGTGTACTGCGGAAATGTGGCTGCGTGTTCTCTGAGCGGGCGCTGAAAGAAATCAAAACAGATGTGTGCCACAAG TGCGGAGCCGGCTTTCAGGAAACTGATCTGATTTTGTTAAACGGCGACAAGGAAGAAGTGGAGGAACTGAGGAAAAAAATGGAAGAACGAAGACTGAAGGCTAAATCTGAAAAG aaaggaaaaaaaaccaaagcagTTGAGTCTGTTTCAAGGTCTGATCAAGGAGAAG AATCTCCAGGATCATCGCAGAAGGAGAAAGAAGATGCAAACATTCCCAGAGACAAGATCCATTTTGTTTCCAGTGCCAAAACACAAG CAGATTCACACTCATCCTCGTCTGATGCAGCCACCAAATCTTCTACATCCTCCTGCAGCAAAAGACCTGCTTCAAGCAGCGAGAGGAAGTCCGAGGCCTATAAATCCATCTTCACATCCCACAGCTCCGCTAAACGCTCAAAGGACCAGTCGTCCAACTGGATCACCCACACTGCTTACTACTTCTAA